In Moorella sp. Hama-1, a single genomic region encodes these proteins:
- the panD gene encoding aspartate 1-decarboxylase codes for MWRIMMKSKLHRATVTEANLNYVGSITIDSDLMAAADILPNEKVQVVDNNNGARLETYAIPGPAGSGVICANGAAARLVQPGDIVIIIAYGIFDDREAKNYRPRVILLDANNRIASVKDEQAGQVWV; via the coding sequence ATGTGGCGCATCATGATGAAGAGTAAACTCCACCGGGCGACGGTGACCGAAGCCAACCTGAATTACGTCGGCAGCATTACTATTGATAGTGACTTGATGGCCGCAGCGGATATTTTACCTAATGAGAAGGTCCAGGTGGTGGACAATAACAATGGGGCGCGCCTGGAGACCTACGCCATCCCCGGACCAGCCGGCAGCGGGGTCATCTGCGCTAATGGCGCCGCCGCCCGGCTGGTGCAACCGGGCGATATTGTTATTATTATTGCCTACGGTATCTTTGACGACCGGGAGGCCAAAAACTACCGGCCCCGGGTAATCCTCCTGGATGCCAATAACAGGATAGCCTCTGTCAAGGATGAACAGGCGGGCCAGGTCTGGGTTTAA
- a CDS encoding biotin--[acetyl-CoA-carboxylase] ligase — MAIEGSKQQVLDFLRRHPREYISGEELSRGLAISRTAVWKHIQSLRQEGYDIDAQTRRGYCLLATPDYFYPEEVAAGLETSWLGRTLYYYDEVGSTNQVAKELADGGAPEGTVVIADCQTGGRGRRGRNWLSPARKGIWFSVILRPRVAPVQAPQLTLLAAVAVTAAVRERTGLPLGIKWPNDLLAGGRKVCGILTEIKAEIDVVEYIVLGVGLNANLEAGDFSPEVRPLATSLYLETGRPVERLPLFRRILYGLEKWYERWQEEGFAPVRNAWKEASVTLGREVQVNSWREIFQGVATDIDDEGALLVRDAGGQLRRFNSGEVSLRPV, encoded by the coding sequence ATGGCTATAGAAGGCAGCAAACAACAGGTGCTGGACTTCCTGCGCCGCCATCCCCGGGAATACATCTCCGGGGAGGAGCTGAGCCGCGGCCTGGCTATCTCTCGGACGGCCGTCTGGAAGCATATCCAGTCCCTGCGCCAGGAAGGCTACGACATTGACGCCCAAACCCGCCGGGGCTACTGCCTGCTGGCAACCCCCGACTATTTTTACCCCGAGGAGGTGGCCGCCGGTTTGGAAACCTCCTGGTTAGGGCGGACCCTCTATTACTATGATGAGGTGGGTTCCACCAACCAGGTGGCCAAGGAACTGGCCGATGGGGGTGCGCCGGAGGGGACAGTCGTTATCGCCGATTGCCAGACTGGCGGCCGGGGCCGGCGCGGCCGTAACTGGCTGTCACCGGCCCGTAAAGGCATATGGTTTTCGGTGATCCTCAGGCCCCGGGTGGCGCCGGTCCAGGCACCCCAGTTAACCCTCCTGGCAGCGGTGGCGGTTACGGCTGCCGTCCGGGAGCGGACGGGGTTGCCCCTGGGCATCAAGTGGCCCAATGATCTCCTGGCCGGCGGGCGTAAGGTCTGCGGCATCCTTACGGAGATCAAGGCGGAGATCGACGTCGTCGAATATATCGTCCTGGGGGTGGGCCTCAACGCTAACCTTGAAGCCGGGGATTTCAGCCCGGAAGTCAGGCCCTTAGCTACTTCCTTATACCTGGAAACGGGCCGGCCGGTGGAACGCCTGCCTTTGTTCCGGCGGATTTTATACGGGCTGGAGAAGTGGTACGAGCGCTGGCAGGAAGAAGGCTTCGCCCCGGTGCGCAATGCCTGGAAAGAGGCCAGTGTCACCTTGGGACGAGAGGTTCAGGTAAACTCCTGGCGGGAGATTTTTCAGGGTGTGGCCACCGATATTGACGACGAAGGCGCCCTCCTGGTCCGGGACGCCGGGGGCCAGCTGCGGCGGTTTAATTCCGGCGAGGTGAGCCTGCGACCGGTATGA